One Pseudoclavibacter endophyticus DNA segment encodes these proteins:
- a CDS encoding RidA family protein, with protein MSKVEERLGAMGLGLPPVAAPVADYIPALDIEGFVYTSGQLPFVEGALPETGKVGAEVLADEATALAQVAVLNALAAVKSIIGNLDRVTRVVKVTVFVASTPDFTGQSGVANGASELLGTAFGEAGQHVRSAVGVAVLPLDSPVELELVVAYE; from the coding sequence ATGAGCAAGGTCGAAGAGCGCCTCGGGGCGATGGGGCTCGGGCTGCCGCCGGTTGCCGCGCCCGTCGCCGACTACATTCCGGCGCTCGACATCGAGGGCTTCGTGTACACCTCGGGCCAGCTGCCGTTCGTCGAGGGGGCGCTCCCCGAGACCGGCAAGGTCGGCGCGGAGGTGTTGGCCGACGAAGCGACCGCGCTCGCGCAGGTCGCCGTGCTCAACGCGCTCGCCGCGGTCAAGAGCATCATCGGCAACCTCGACCGCGTCACGCGCGTCGTGAAGGTCACCGTCTTCGTCGCCTCCACCCCTGACTTCACCGGCCAGTCCGGCGTCGCGAACGGGGCGAGCGAGCTGCTCGGCACCGCCTTCGGTGAAGCCGGGCAGCACGTGCGAAGCGCCGTCGGCGTTGCCGTGCTCCCGCTCGACTCGCCGGTCGAGCTTGAGCTCGTCGTCGCGTACGAGTAG
- a CDS encoding MFS transporter translates to MSHSQNDPRVPTETPTVSGADAGRIARAAFVGTALEWYDYFLFGTAAALVFNRLFFTELDETAALLAAFATFGVGFFARPIGAMVFGYIGDRVGRRPALIATIVMIGVATGLIGLLPDFGNIGLLAPVLLAILRLVQGLAVGGEWGGAVTIAVEHAPVEKRGRYAALVQIGSPVGTLLSSGAFAVVLLLPADAFDSWGWRLPFLFAFPLLLIALYIRMKVEESPIFRNLVNEEETVKVPSLDVFRTAWRRLIVAVLGALLGVGGFYMITTFVVSYGANTLGVDRQIMVNATLIAAVAQIFVTVIAGRMSERFGPGRMTMWGGILTAVAAFPLFLLIDTRSPLVITVAITLGIVLITIAYAVSGALLSDLFPPKLRYSGVALGYNIAGAISGALPFVATAMLTVSNDASWGAALILVIIAILTALGGFIGERLRVADKRIVVDDK, encoded by the coding sequence ATGTCTCACTCCCAGAATGATCCTCGAGTCCCCACCGAAACACCGACCGTCAGCGGAGCCGACGCCGGCAGAATCGCTCGCGCGGCATTCGTCGGTACGGCGCTCGAGTGGTACGACTACTTTCTCTTCGGAACTGCCGCGGCGCTCGTCTTCAACCGGCTCTTCTTCACGGAACTCGACGAGACGGCAGCCCTACTCGCCGCCTTCGCCACGTTCGGCGTCGGCTTTTTCGCCCGTCCGATTGGGGCGATGGTCTTCGGGTACATCGGGGACCGTGTGGGGCGTCGCCCCGCACTGATCGCCACGATTGTGATGATCGGCGTCGCGACGGGCCTCATCGGCCTCTTGCCCGACTTCGGCAACATCGGCCTCCTGGCCCCAGTGCTGCTCGCCATCCTCCGTCTCGTGCAGGGGCTCGCCGTCGGCGGCGAATGGGGCGGCGCGGTCACCATCGCCGTCGAGCATGCGCCGGTCGAGAAGCGCGGCCGCTATGCCGCGCTCGTGCAGATCGGCTCACCAGTCGGCACGCTGCTGTCCTCGGGCGCATTCGCCGTCGTGCTGCTGTTGCCGGCCGATGCGTTCGACTCCTGGGGCTGGCGGCTTCCCTTCCTGTTCGCCTTCCCGCTGCTGCTCATCGCCCTGTACATCCGGATGAAGGTCGAGGAGTCGCCGATCTTCCGGAATCTGGTCAATGAGGAGGAAACCGTCAAGGTGCCTTCCCTCGACGTCTTCCGCACGGCGTGGCGGCGTCTCATCGTGGCCGTGCTCGGCGCGCTGCTGGGAGTCGGCGGCTTCTACATGATCACGACGTTCGTGGTCTCTTACGGTGCGAATACGCTCGGTGTCGACCGGCAGATCATGGTCAACGCGACGTTGATCGCCGCGGTCGCGCAGATTTTCGTCACCGTCATCGCGGGGCGCATGTCTGAGCGCTTCGGCCCCGGGCGCATGACCATGTGGGGCGGCATTTTGACGGCCGTCGCCGCCTTCCCGCTGTTCCTGCTGATCGATACGCGGTCGCCGTTGGTCATCACGGTCGCGATCACCCTCGGCATCGTGCTCATCACCATCGCGTATGCCGTGTCCGGCGCCCTCCTCTCTGATCTGTTCCCACCAAAGCTGCGCTATTCGGGCGTCGCGCTCGGTTACAACATTGCCGGCGCCATCAGCGGTGCACTGCCGTTCGTCGCCACGGCGATGCTGACGGTCTCGAACGACGCCTCGTGGGGCGCGGCCCTCATCCTCGTCATCATCGCGATACTCACGGCACTCGGTGGCTTCATCGGCGAGCGTCTCCGCGTCGCCGACAAGCGCATCGTCGTCGACGACAAGTAA
- a CDS encoding ATP-binding cassette domain-containing protein: MTHAIDVRGLRKRFGTNTVLDGLDLRVEPGEIFALLGPNGAGKTTTINVLTTLVRPDSGTASVAGFDVVRSPGDVRRRIALTGQAAAVDEALTARENLVMFGRLSALRRRSAGARADELLERFRLTAAARRRVATYSGGMRRRLDLALSFVAEPQVLFLDEPTTGLDTRSRRELWGVIESLPKQGTTVFLTTQYLEEADQLADRIAVLFGGRVAALGTADELKARIGGDTVELRAPDGTPVRQISTDGTVRGVRRAIDAFDAEGLEGTVTLTRPTLDDVFLALTEQDADHAPRARHDARLTETEAA; this comes from the coding sequence ATGACTCACGCGATCGACGTGCGCGGGCTGCGCAAGCGGTTCGGAACGAACACGGTGCTCGACGGGCTCGATCTGCGGGTTGAGCCCGGCGAGATCTTCGCGCTGCTCGGCCCGAACGGCGCAGGAAAGACGACGACGATCAACGTGCTCACGACGCTGGTGCGGCCTGACTCGGGCACCGCCTCGGTCGCCGGCTTCGACGTGGTGCGCTCGCCGGGCGACGTCAGACGACGGATCGCACTGACCGGGCAGGCCGCCGCGGTCGACGAGGCCCTGACCGCGCGCGAGAACCTCGTGATGTTCGGCCGCCTGTCGGCCCTTCGTCGGCGAAGCGCCGGCGCACGCGCCGACGAGCTGCTGGAACGGTTCCGCCTCACCGCCGCGGCGCGGCGCCGCGTCGCCACCTACTCGGGCGGCATGCGCCGACGTCTCGATCTCGCGCTCAGCTTTGTCGCCGAGCCGCAGGTGCTCTTCCTCGACGAGCCCACGACGGGTCTCGACACGCGCAGTCGACGCGAGCTGTGGGGCGTCATCGAGTCGCTCCCGAAGCAGGGCACAACGGTGTTCCTCACGACCCAGTACCTCGAGGAGGCCGACCAGCTCGCCGACCGCATCGCCGTGCTCTTCGGCGGGCGCGTCGCCGCGCTCGGAACCGCCGACGAGCTCAAGGCGCGAATCGGCGGCGACACCGTCGAGTTGCGCGCGCCCGACGGCACGCCAGTGCGGCAGATCTCCACCGACGGCACGGTACGCGGTGTCCGCCGGGCGATCGATGCGTTCGACGCCGAGGGCCTCGAGGGCACCGTCACACTCACGCGACCGACGCTCGACGACGTCTTCCTCGCACTCACAGAGCAGGACGCGGACCACGCCCCTCGTGCGCGGCACGACGCACGCTTGACCGAAACGGAGGCGGCATGA
- a CDS encoding ArgE/DapE family deacylase, whose protein sequence is MINNELSGRILAAVDTQFDEQLNATAELVACPSLRAGEEAAQDLIEQRLRALDLEVDRWTLASPDLEKHPGYGPPTVDYNVMTNVVGTYRPAQERGNSLILNGHIDVVPEGPRAQWSRSPWDAEVRDGWMYGRGAGDMKAGLIANLFAFDAISKAGLELTGRVHLQSVVEEECTGNGSLAALLRGYVADAVIIPEPEDDALVRANVGVLWFTARVTGNPTHPREMANGFNAIDAAYDVVAALRELEESWNRDKGNHRYFEDLEHPINFNIGCIQGGDWPSSVPAWCEVRVRVATYPGTTADEAWGEIVRRVEQASQGAPFDVELTPDGFYADGYVLEPGSDAEALLEQTHEATFASPLTSFTTPGYLDGRVFVNYGNIPTLVYGPVSENIHAFDERVSVESIRKCTKSIALFLASWCGVSERR, encoded by the coding sequence GTGATCAACAACGAACTCTCTGGTCGCATCCTCGCCGCCGTCGACACGCAGTTCGATGAGCAGCTGAACGCGACTGCCGAGCTGGTCGCCTGCCCCTCGCTTCGGGCCGGCGAAGAAGCGGCCCAAGACCTCATCGAACAGCGCCTCCGCGCCCTCGACCTCGAAGTCGACCGCTGGACCCTCGCGTCGCCAGATCTCGAGAAGCATCCCGGTTACGGCCCGCCGACCGTCGATTACAACGTCATGACGAATGTTGTCGGCACGTACCGGCCTGCCCAGGAACGCGGAAATTCGCTCATCCTCAACGGTCACATCGACGTGGTGCCGGAAGGCCCCCGGGCGCAGTGGTCGCGATCGCCGTGGGATGCGGAGGTGCGCGATGGCTGGATGTACGGCCGCGGGGCCGGCGACATGAAGGCCGGGCTTATCGCGAACCTCTTCGCCTTCGACGCGATCAGCAAGGCCGGCCTCGAGCTGACCGGCCGGGTGCACCTCCAGTCGGTTGTCGAGGAGGAGTGCACGGGGAACGGTTCGCTGGCCGCGCTGCTGCGCGGCTACGTAGCCGACGCCGTGATCATCCCGGAGCCCGAGGACGACGCGCTGGTGCGTGCCAACGTCGGCGTGCTGTGGTTCACGGCGCGCGTCACCGGAAACCCGACGCATCCGCGCGAAATGGCCAACGGGTTCAACGCGATCGACGCTGCCTATGACGTTGTTGCCGCTCTGCGTGAGCTCGAGGAATCCTGGAACCGCGACAAGGGGAACCACCGGTACTTCGAAGACCTCGAACATCCCATCAACTTCAATATCGGTTGCATCCAGGGCGGCGACTGGCCTTCGAGCGTTCCCGCCTGGTGCGAGGTCCGCGTGCGCGTCGCGACATACCCGGGTACGACGGCTGATGAGGCGTGGGGCGAGATCGTTCGCCGCGTCGAGCAGGCATCCCAGGGTGCACCGTTCGATGTGGAGCTCACGCCCGACGGCTTCTACGCCGATGGCTACGTGCTCGAGCCCGGGAGCGACGCGGAGGCGCTGCTGGAGCAGACGCACGAGGCCACGTTCGCGTCACCGCTGACGTCTTTCACGACTCCCGGCTATCTCGATGGGCGCGTTTTCGTGAACTACGGCAATATCCCGACGCTGGTCTACGGGCCGGTTTCGGAGAACATCCACGCCTTCGATGAGCGGGTGAGCGTCGAGTCCATCAGGAAGTGCACCAAGTCGATTGCGCTGTTCCTTGCGTCGTGGTGTGGCGTGTCCGAGCGGCGCTAG
- a CDS encoding metallophosphoesterase, translating into MYAWAVERVRFRLRRVAAPVLPPGSADVRVLHLSDLHLAPWQTMKHDFVRSLADLGPDLVVNTGDNLGHPDVLPQLRELLAPFRGVPGVFVYGSNDYFGPTLKNPFTYFFARTPGGTKAPRLDVDGLDALLDELGWASLNNAATLVSAGGRQFRAVGVNDPHIGYDRPDAAIAALGSLPAADASGNELPVLALAHAPYRRILDEFTRRGAAAIFAGHTHGGQVCLPGYGALVTNCDVPREQARGLTAWRAGGRETALHVSAGLGTSIYSPVRFACPPEATLVTLTARSA; encoded by the coding sequence ATGTACGCGTGGGCGGTCGAGCGCGTGCGGTTTCGGCTGCGACGGGTCGCAGCCCCCGTGCTTCCGCCAGGCAGCGCTGACGTGCGCGTACTGCACCTGAGCGACCTGCACCTGGCCCCGTGGCAGACGATGAAGCACGACTTCGTGCGCTCGCTCGCCGACCTCGGGCCCGACCTCGTCGTCAACACGGGCGACAACCTCGGGCATCCCGACGTGCTGCCGCAGCTGCGAGAGCTGCTCGCCCCGTTCCGGGGCGTGCCCGGGGTCTTCGTGTACGGCTCGAATGACTACTTCGGGCCCACGCTCAAGAACCCCTTCACGTACTTCTTCGCTCGCACGCCCGGCGGGACAAAGGCGCCCCGGCTCGACGTCGACGGTCTTGACGCCCTGCTCGACGAACTCGGCTGGGCCTCGCTCAACAACGCCGCCACCCTCGTCTCGGCCGGCGGGCGGCAGTTCCGCGCCGTCGGCGTTAACGACCCGCATATCGGCTACGACCGGCCGGATGCCGCAATCGCCGCCCTCGGGTCGCTCCCTGCCGCCGACGCGTCAGGCAACGAATTGCCAGTGCTTGCGCTGGCGCACGCTCCGTACCGGCGCATCCTCGACGAGTTCACGCGCCGGGGCGCCGCCGCCATCTTCGCTGGCCACACCCACGGCGGGCAGGTGTGCCTTCCCGGATACGGAGCGCTCGTCACCAACTGCGACGTGCCGCGCGAGCAGGCGCGCGGCCTCACCGCATGGCGAGCGGGCGGGCGCGAGACCGCCCTCCACGTCTCGGCGGGCCTCGGTACGTCGATCTACTCGCCCGTCCGCTTCGCCTGCCCGCCCGAAGCGACCCTCGTGACGCTCACCGCGCGAAGCGCCTGA
- a CDS encoding TetR/AcrR family transcriptional regulator produces MPDDRDVPAEFDLPRGIALAWGVAASPQRGPKREMSVERIVDAAVELADAEGLGAVSMAAVAKRLGFTPMSLYRYVSAKDDLLLLMMEEGTGVPSHAWREADGWRERLLMLYRELVAVYARHPWLLQIPVTGSPATPNNSEWVEAGLTALDETPLLAEEKLAVWLIVTGLSRWNGIVLTGYGDAARRSGRTAAEVAADEQALYEALVTPEAYPRLHAAAEAGVFASPYDPFVFGIERALDGVEAYMASLDRGEPHRLADEVEVLEDADVADDKKYRQATKAAADAEKAVLQAEKVLRQARKAQAQALKEARARKRD; encoded by the coding sequence ATGCCTGATGACCGCGACGTACCCGCCGAGTTCGACCTGCCGCGCGGCATCGCGCTCGCCTGGGGCGTCGCGGCCTCGCCGCAGCGCGGGCCTAAGCGCGAGATGAGCGTCGAGCGCATCGTCGACGCGGCGGTCGAGCTCGCCGACGCGGAGGGACTCGGCGCCGTGTCGATGGCGGCGGTCGCGAAGCGCCTCGGGTTCACGCCCATGTCGCTCTACCGCTACGTGAGCGCGAAGGACGACCTGCTGCTGCTCATGATGGAGGAGGGGACGGGGGTTCCATCGCACGCCTGGCGGGAGGCGGACGGGTGGCGCGAGAGGCTGCTCATGCTGTATCGGGAGTTGGTCGCGGTCTACGCGCGGCATCCCTGGTTGCTGCAGATTCCCGTAACCGGCTCGCCCGCCACGCCCAACAACTCGGAGTGGGTCGAGGCGGGCCTGACGGCCCTCGACGAGACGCCGCTGCTCGCCGAGGAGAAGCTCGCGGTGTGGCTTATCGTGACGGGCCTGTCGCGGTGGAACGGGATCGTGCTCACCGGGTACGGCGATGCGGCGCGACGCTCGGGCCGTACCGCCGCGGAGGTCGCCGCCGATGAGCAGGCGCTGTATGAGGCTCTCGTGACCCCCGAGGCCTACCCGCGCCTGCACGCCGCCGCGGAGGCGGGGGTGTTCGCGTCGCCCTACGACCCGTTCGTGTTCGGCATCGAGCGTGCCCTCGACGGCGTCGAGGCGTACATGGCGTCGCTTGACCGAGGCGAGCCGCACCGACTCGCCGACGAGGTCGAGGTGCTGGAGGACGCTGACGTCGCCGACGACAAGAAGTACCGGCAGGCGACGAAGGCGGCCGCGGATGCCGAGAAAGCCGTGCTACAGGCAGAGAAGGTCCTGCGTCAGGCGCGCAAGGCCCAGGCGCAGGCGCTCAAGGAGGCTCGCGCTCGCAAACGCGACTGA
- a CDS encoding transglycosylase domain-containing protein encodes MSASNSTASGGSIVSSLLGILGMSGIAGVLVAAMVTPLIAVVGIAANSTITLFESLPDYLEITPLQQKTELYAMSNGEPVQFAEFYAQNREEVPLDSMSEDLQDAAIATEDPRYYEHGGVDVISAARAALEVLMNTGDAGASTITMQYVRNMRIATAESIMDPAARDAAYNEAIEVSIGRKLQEMRLAIGVDKQFSKDEILQGYLNIALFGGTVYGVESAANYYFSKSAADVTLPEAASLIAMVQEPNAYRLDVPENIEPNKERRDYILSRMLDEGKITQAEHDEAVASPVEPNITQPTHGCQYAGGNAKYFCDYVRNVILNDTTFGATYEERLFNFQTKGYQIYTSLDLDLQQTAEATMESAVPAHVEGMSIGSGASMVENGTGRILAMVQNTEFDETPEAAERPGHTSVNFNTDYNYGGSTGFQTGSAYKIFTLAEWVASGRSIGATVNAQTRPFNLANFQDSCSPDAPYGGSFEFTNDGGARVGNVSVLQATTASLNTGYMAMAEQLDQCRIRDTAIALGAHRADGGMNVSYPSAVLGINEIAPLSMATAISGLANNGMSCSPIAIDRIELRDGSELTPPASDCRQAVTPDVAAAVNTALVATANGGTAAPSNPGIAPMTGKTGTNDDAVHTWVVGGTTEVGMAVWVGNATGQTSLYNVGLPRAQASQTRHVIFNEIMADAMNRYGGGQFPPANDESTRPDKATIPDLSGRTTAEAKQVLEELGFQVAIGDAVASEMPAGTVASTIPSANTQVDTGTTVTVSPSNGAAEAGTITVPNLRGMTDAEAAQALADAGFTGTIFKLTESSADVPQGQVVRSDPAADTPVAANADVMIYVSSGP; translated from the coding sequence ATGTCTGCATCGAATTCGACGGCTTCCGGAGGCTCCATCGTCTCGAGCCTGCTGGGAATCCTCGGGATGAGCGGTATCGCGGGCGTGCTCGTCGCCGCCATGGTGACGCCGCTCATCGCTGTCGTCGGCATCGCCGCGAACAGCACGATCACGCTGTTCGAGAGCCTGCCCGACTACCTCGAGATCACACCCCTACAGCAGAAGACCGAGCTGTACGCGATGTCGAACGGCGAGCCCGTGCAGTTCGCCGAGTTCTACGCACAGAACCGCGAAGAGGTGCCGCTCGACAGTATGTCCGAGGACCTCCAGGACGCCGCGATCGCGACGGAGGACCCGCGCTACTACGAGCACGGCGGCGTCGACGTCATCTCGGCGGCCCGCGCCGCGCTCGAGGTGCTGATGAATACGGGGGACGCGGGCGCTTCCACCATCACGATGCAGTACGTGCGCAACATGCGCATCGCGACGGCCGAGTCGATCATGGACCCGGCGGCGCGCGACGCGGCCTACAACGAGGCCATCGAGGTGTCGATCGGCCGCAAGCTGCAGGAGATGCGGCTCGCCATCGGCGTCGACAAGCAGTTCTCGAAGGACGAGATCCTGCAGGGCTACCTCAACATCGCGCTCTTCGGTGGCACCGTCTACGGCGTCGAGTCGGCGGCCAACTACTACTTCTCGAAGTCGGCAGCCGATGTGACCCTGCCCGAGGCCGCGAGCCTCATCGCCATGGTGCAGGAGCCGAACGCCTACCGACTCGATGTGCCGGAAAACATCGAGCCGAACAAGGAACGGCGCGACTACATCTTGAGCCGCATGCTCGACGAGGGCAAGATCACCCAGGCCGAGCATGACGAGGCGGTCGCGTCGCCGGTCGAGCCGAACATCACCCAACCGACGCACGGCTGCCAGTACGCGGGCGGCAACGCGAAGTACTTCTGCGATTACGTGCGCAACGTCATCCTCAACGACACGACGTTCGGCGCGACGTACGAGGAGCGGCTCTTCAACTTCCAGACCAAGGGCTATCAGATCTACACGAGCCTCGACCTCGACCTGCAGCAGACCGCTGAGGCCACGATGGAGTCGGCCGTGCCCGCCCACGTCGAGGGCATGTCAATCGGGTCAGGGGCGTCGATGGTCGAGAACGGCACCGGCCGCATCCTGGCCATGGTGCAGAACACCGAGTTCGACGAGACGCCCGAGGCGGCCGAGAGACCCGGCCACACGTCGGTCAATTTCAATACCGACTACAACTACGGCGGCTCGACCGGGTTCCAAACGGGTTCGGCCTACAAGATCTTCACGCTCGCCGAGTGGGTGGCCTCTGGCCGCTCGATCGGCGCGACCGTGAATGCGCAGACACGGCCGTTCAACCTCGCGAACTTCCAGGACTCGTGCAGTCCGGACGCTCCGTACGGCGGCAGCTTCGAGTTCACGAACGACGGCGGCGCGCGCGTCGGCAACGTCTCCGTATTGCAGGCCACGACCGCCTCGCTCAACACCGGCTACATGGCCATGGCCGAGCAGCTCGATCAGTGCCGCATCCGCGACACGGCGATCGCGCTTGGCGCGCATCGTGCCGACGGCGGCATGAACGTCTCGTACCCCTCGGCGGTGCTCGGCATCAACGAGATCGCGCCCCTGAGCATGGCGACCGCGATCTCTGGCCTCGCGAACAACGGAATGAGTTGCTCACCGATCGCCATCGACCGCATCGAGCTGCGCGACGGCAGCGAATTGACGCCGCCGGCCTCGGATTGCAGGCAGGCGGTAACGCCAGATGTCGCGGCCGCAGTCAACACGGCGCTTGTCGCGACCGCGAACGGCGGCACGGCGGCGCCGTCGAACCCCGGCATCGCGCCCATGACCGGGAAGACGGGGACGAATGACGATGCCGTCCACACCTGGGTCGTCGGCGGGACGACCGAGGTCGGCATGGCAGTGTGGGTGGGCAACGCGACGGGACAGACCTCGTTGTATAACGTCGGGCTGCCGCGCGCACAGGCCTCCCAGACCAGGCACGTGATCTTCAACGAGATCATGGCCGACGCCATGAATCGCTACGGCGGCGGGCAGTTCCCGCCCGCGAACGACGAGTCGACCCGCCCCGACAAGGCGACGATCCCCGACCTGTCGGGCCGCACTACGGCCGAGGCGAAGCAGGTGCTCGAGGAGCTCGGCTTCCAGGTAGCCATCGGCGACGCCGTCGCATCTGAGATGCCGGCGGGTACCGTCGCGTCGACGATCCCATCGGCAAACACGCAGGTCGACACGGGAACCACGGTGACCGTCAGCCCCTCGAACGGTGCGGCGGAAGCCGGCACCATCACCGTGCCGAACCTGCGGGGCATGACCGATGCCGAGGCCGCTCAGGCGTTGGCCGACGCGGGCTTCACCGGCACGATCTTCAAGCTCACCGAATCGAGCGCGGACGTGCCACAGGGGCAGGTGGTCAGGTCCGACCCGGCTGCCGACACCCCGGTCGCGGCGAATGCCGACGTGATGATCTATGTCTCGTCGGGTCCGTAG
- a CDS encoding helix-turn-helix domain-containing protein, whose product MVDRTRWQELLGRVRRDVPRMLDEFLAELAEHDGYADAQFPRDDLERTAVQAFELLLTRLENDDGNEAALAFATQLGQRRARQGLRIDQFTDAVRINFRLLWRALHRAAQPDLVEELMANGEQVLTVVERYATDVQKAFSDETQRMADLHRTAQERSLARLFSGPAADADARQIAETLSLTVNDTYEMFALPSESWRAEQATQLGEGRMLAYDDGEVTFLIRARGPVDWRVSVPHIDGAYLARIPGIGHLHAASVLAKRLVGVYPSSGTGAFTLKDGFHLLAGETVRSQVAGFEHELIGRFHESDSDERARFQATLREFVRTGSVQETADRLFVHRNTVFKRIRAFESITDLDLMVPRDAAIALFLVQGAGSGVEINTDGTNPATSRH is encoded by the coding sequence ATGGTGGACCGCACGCGCTGGCAGGAACTGCTGGGGCGCGTGCGGCGGGACGTCCCCCGGATGCTCGATGAGTTCCTCGCCGAGCTCGCGGAGCACGATGGCTACGCCGATGCGCAGTTTCCGCGGGACGATCTTGAGCGCACCGCCGTGCAGGCGTTCGAGTTGTTGCTTACTCGTCTCGAGAACGACGACGGCAACGAGGCAGCGCTGGCCTTCGCGACGCAATTGGGTCAGCGGCGTGCGCGTCAGGGGCTCCGCATCGACCAGTTCACCGACGCCGTTCGCATCAATTTCCGATTGCTCTGGCGAGCGCTGCATCGTGCCGCGCAGCCCGACCTCGTCGAAGAGCTCATGGCGAACGGCGAGCAGGTGCTCACCGTGGTTGAGCGGTACGCAACGGATGTGCAAAAGGCGTTCTCCGACGAGACCCAACGGATGGCCGATCTCCATCGCACGGCGCAGGAACGCTCGCTGGCGCGGCTGTTCTCGGGGCCCGCGGCCGATGCCGACGCCCGGCAGATCGCCGAGACGCTGAGCCTCACGGTGAACGACACGTACGAGATGTTTGCCCTTCCATCGGAATCGTGGCGAGCGGAGCAGGCGACGCAGCTCGGTGAGGGGCGGATGCTCGCGTACGACGACGGCGAAGTCACCTTCCTGATTCGCGCTAGGGGGCCAGTCGACTGGCGGGTCTCCGTGCCCCACATCGATGGCGCATATCTCGCGCGGATTCCGGGGATCGGGCATCTTCACGCGGCATCGGTGCTCGCCAAACGGCTCGTGGGCGTGTACCCGAGCTCAGGCACGGGCGCGTTCACGCTCAAGGACGGCTTTCATCTCCTCGCGGGCGAGACAGTGCGGTCCCAGGTCGCGGGATTCGAGCACGAGCTCATCGGGCGGTTCCACGAGTCGGATTCCGATGAACGCGCACGGTTCCAAGCGACCCTGCGCGAATTCGTCCGAACCGGCTCGGTGCAGGAGACCGCCGACCGGCTTTTCGTGCACCGCAATACGGTGTTCAAGCGCATCCGAGCGTTCGAATCGATAACTGACCTCGACCTGATGGTGCCGAGGGATGCGGCAATCGCGCTCTTCCTCGTGCAAGGGGCAGGATCCGGTGTTGAAATCAACACCGACGGGACGAATCCGGCGACGTCGCGCCACTGA
- a CDS encoding DUF4177 domain-containing protein, which translates to MQQWEYFITPLPLHTPAAILNNLGKQGWELVQVIMNADGGSVAYLKRPLGSEAGS; encoded by the coding sequence GTGCAACAGTGGGAGTACTTCATCACGCCCCTTCCCCTTCACACTCCGGCTGCCATCCTCAACAACCTGGGGAAGCAAGGCTGGGAGCTCGTGCAGGTGATCATGAACGCCGACGGCGGCTCGGTCGCCTACCTCAAGCGGCCGCTCGGCAGCGAGGCCGGCTCATGA